A genomic window from Vitis riparia cultivar Riparia Gloire de Montpellier isolate 1030 chromosome 18, EGFV_Vit.rip_1.0, whole genome shotgun sequence includes:
- the LOC117907659 gene encoding uncharacterized protein LOC117907659, producing MKWSPQDAMKAYLHTLQLCKTHFNDQDCTLGTRNLIQPQCMEFISALAAGNQAKLMVQITSDQGITPLTIALAVAAKHTKARFICILHQLQDIEDCKAQLSCYNLEDVVELVHGDPCEVIMGFKNIDFAVIDCKLEDYLRLFKIIDVNPRGSVVVASNLERRRNGASFGEVVKGRKGVEYVTRSIGEGMELTRIRLCCKPQKKRYKRFHVTFES from the exons ATGAAGTGGTCTCCTCAAGATGCCATGAAGGCTTACTTGCACACTCTTCAACTG tgTAAAACCCACTTCAATGATCAAGATTGCACTCTTGGAACCAGAAATCTCATTCAACCCCAATGCATGGAGTTCATATCAGCTTTGGCAGCAGGAAATCAAGCTAAATTAATGGTGCAAATCACCTCAGACCAAGGCATCACCCCATTAACAATTGCACTTGCAGTGGCTGCAAAGCACACCAAAGCTCGATTCATCTGCATTCTTCATCAACTTCAAGATATAGAGGATTGCAAAGCTCAACTTTCTTGCTATAATCTCGAAGACGTGGTTGAGCTTGTACATGGAGATCCTTGTGAGGTGATCATGGGGTTCAAGAACATTGATTTTGCTGTAATTGACTGTAAACTTGAAGATTACTTGAGATTGTTTAAGATTATTGATGTGAACCCAAGAGGGTCTGTAGTAGTAGCGAGCAATCttgagagaagaagaaatggagCTAGTTTTGGTGAAGTTGTTAAAGGGAGGAAAGGAGTTGAATATGTGACTCGATCTATAGGAGAAGGAATGGAGTTGACAAGAATTAGATTATGTTGTAAGCCTCAGAAAAAGAGGTACAAGAGATTCCATGTAACTTTTGAGAGTTGA
- the LOC117907707 gene encoding uncharacterized protein LOC117907707: protein MASTSSQYHKLDLVSRLFCTVSLIPISFCTMKWSPQDAMKAYLHTLQLSKIQYGQDCTLGTTKLIQPQCMEFLSALAAGNQAKVMVQVLSNEGVNPLTIALAVAAKHCRGRFICFLDQQQDIEDCTAQLSCYDLEDVVEFMHGNPCEVIIQLKNIDFAVIDCKFKDHLRLLM from the exons ATGGCTTCGACTTCGTCCCAATACCATAAGTTAGACTTGGTTTCTCGTCTATTTTGTACAGTTTCTTTGATACCCATTTCCTTTTGTACAATGAAGTGGTCTCCTCAAGATGCAATGAAAGCTTACCTGCATACTCTTCAACTG TCTAAGATCCAGTACGGTCAAGATTGCACTCTTGGCACAACAAAACTCATTCAACCTCAATGCATGGAGTTCTTATCAGCTTTGGCAGCAGGAAATCAAGCTAAAGTAATGGTACAAGTTCTCTCAAATGAAGGAGTGAATCCATTAACAATTGCACTAGCTGTGGCTGCAAAGCATTGCAGAGGTCGGttcatttgttttcttgatCAACAACAAGATATAGAAGACTGTACAGCTCAGCTTTCTTGCTATGATCTCGAAGATGTGGTTGAGTTTATGCATGGAAATCCTTGTGAGGTGATCATACAGTTAAAGAACATTGATTTTGCTGTTATTGACTGTAAATTTAAAGATCACTTGAGATTATTGATGTGA
- the LOC117907470 gene encoding non-functional pseudokinase ZED1-like, producing MGKGKKEREECMLKNGGLLLEKRISYFGGRYSNPIRNFSIQEIQKATENFNGNLIFNHDVGYYYKWRKGSLEGRVICFRTIFPSFPAHVQTVINEIAVATQMSSHKNVLKLLGCCLETRIPILVYEFSSCEPLEKKIFDWNEPFPWKSRLKIAYEIASVIAYLHTAFPRPIIHRDIKPPHFFLDNGSTPKLSNFGLSIALPEGETHVKDDPCGTFGYMAPEAFPSGMYTEKTDVFSFGTLILELLTRRRASFIAQMEGVSMRKFVEDHIENYGINDILDPIILVEGGGILEQQQFQAIYQLALKCTEEFAEDRPTIVDAAKEIRRIQRYESNALKD from the exons ATGGGTAAGGggaaaaaggagagagaggaaTGCATGTTGAAGAATGGAGGCCTATTATTAGAGAAGCGAATTTCCTATTTTGGTGGGAGGTATTCCAATCCAATTCGTAATTTCTCTATCCAAGAAATTCAAAAAGCAACAGAGAATTTCAATGGAAATTTAATCTTCAATCATGATGTGGGCTATTATTACAAATGGCGCAAAGGTTCTTTGGAAGGTCGAGTCATTTGTTTTAGGACAATTTTTCCTAGTTTTCCAGCACATGTTCAAACTGTCATAAATGAAATTGCCGTTGCAACACAAATGAGCAGCCACAAGAATGTCTTGAAGCTACTAGGATGTTGTTTAGAGACACGAATACCTATTCTGGTTTATGAATTCTCATCTTGTGAACcccttgaaaagaaaatatttgattgGAATGAGCCTTTCCCATGGAAGAGTAGGCTAAAGATTGCATACGAGATTGCTAGTGTAATTGCATATCTTCATACTGCATTTCCTAGGCCCATCATTCATCGGGATATAAAACCTCCGCATTTCTTTTTGGACAATGGTTCTACCCCCAAACTATCCAATTTCGGACTTTCTATTGCCCTTCCAGAAGGTGAAACGCATGTGAAAGATGATCCTTGTGGGACTTTCGGGTACATGGCACCTGAGGCTTTTCCCTCAGGCATGTACACAGAAAAGACAgatgtttttagttttggtaCACTTATATTGGAACTTCTAACTAGGCGAAGGGCTTCCTTTATTGCGCAGATGGAGGGAGTTAGTATGCGGAAATTTGTTGAAGATCACATAGAAAATTATGGCATTAATGACATCTTGGATCCGATTATTCTAGTAGAGGGAGGGGGAATCCTTGAGCAGCAGCAATTCCAAGCAATATACCAACTTGCTCTCAAATGCACTGAGGAATTTGCAGAAGATAGGCCAACAATAGTGGATGCTGCGAAAGAAATTAGACGAATTCAGCG GTATGAGTCAAATGCCTTGAAAGATTGA